One segment of Allorhodopirellula heiligendammensis DNA contains the following:
- a CDS encoding Zn-dependent hydrolase produces the protein MKVELERIKSDILTLAEIGRNAADRGIYRMAFTDADIEGKRWLTNRIETAGLAASMDGAANVTATHAGTTNAPRVLVGSHIDTVPCAGALDGTLGVVVGLECLRRLHEEAISLKRTIELIAFSDEEGRFGGMFGSHSVCGLINPELLATMSDLDGVKLADEMSRHGYNPLAALDAARDPESIASYLELHIEQGPVLDHLKKPIGIVDEITGLFTWSVWFRGEANHAGTTPMEMRKDAFMGLADFAHEVPRILDENGSPRSRATIGKAQILPGAANTVPGLVEFSLDVRDTSEEVLAELSASFQKALSAIARRRGLMFEFQQKSYLKPVQCGGNIVEELTCQSERLGLDAHHMHSGAAHDAQIMGRMVPVGMIFVPSKGGQSHSPAEWTAWADIEAGANLMLNTLLSLADSE, from the coding sequence ATGAAAGTTGAACTCGAACGCATCAAGTCGGACATTCTCACGCTTGCGGAAATCGGTCGCAACGCCGCGGACCGCGGCATCTACCGAATGGCGTTCACCGATGCCGATATCGAAGGCAAACGCTGGTTGACAAACCGAATTGAGACGGCAGGCTTGGCGGCGTCGATGGATGGTGCCGCCAACGTTACCGCGACCCACGCCGGCACTACCAACGCGCCCCGCGTCTTGGTCGGCTCTCACATCGACACCGTTCCCTGCGCCGGCGCGCTCGACGGCACGCTCGGCGTTGTTGTTGGTTTGGAGTGTTTGAGGCGATTGCACGAGGAAGCGATCTCATTGAAGCGAACGATTGAATTGATCGCGTTCAGTGACGAAGAGGGTCGCTTCGGCGGTATGTTCGGTTCGCACTCCGTTTGCGGACTGATCAATCCCGAATTGCTCGCGACGATGAGTGATCTCGACGGAGTGAAGCTTGCTGATGAGATGAGCCGGCACGGTTACAACCCGCTCGCGGCCCTCGACGCGGCCCGTGATCCTGAATCGATCGCGAGTTATCTGGAGCTGCACATCGAGCAGGGGCCCGTCCTCGACCATCTTAAAAAGCCGATTGGGATCGTTGATGAGATCACCGGTCTATTCACGTGGTCAGTTTGGTTCCGCGGAGAAGCCAATCATGCGGGGACGACGCCGATGGAGATGCGTAAAGACGCCTTCATGGGCCTGGCTGATTTCGCTCACGAGGTGCCGCGCATCTTGGACGAGAATGGCTCACCACGCAGCCGCGCGACCATCGGCAAGGCTCAGATATTGCCGGGCGCCGCAAACACGGTACCTGGTCTGGTCGAGTTCTCACTCGATGTGCGTGATACGTCTGAAGAGGTTCTCGCGGAACTCTCGGCATCGTTTCAAAAGGCACTCTCTGCGATCGCGCGCCGACGCGGGCTGATGTTCGAATTCCAACAGAAGAGCTATTTGAAGCCTGTTCAGTGTGGCGGCAACATCGTCGAAGAACTCACGTGCCAAAGCGAACGACTCGGGCTCGACGCCCACCACATGCACAGCGGCGCCGCTCACGATGCGCAGATCATGGGACGCATGGTGCCCGTCGGCATGATTTTTGTCCCCAGCAAAGGCGGCCAAAGCCATTCACCCGCTGAGTGGACCGCATGGGCGGACATCGAAGCAGGGGCAAATCTAATGCTGAACACACTTTTGAGTCTCGCAGACAGCGAGTGA
- a CDS encoding GntP family permease: MPPLLILFIGMIVVLTGIVFFRWHAFLSLIAAALAIALLTSPATMMRHEIRQVAAVVDADDLDAGSLSSEAIDAMQLSPGSYQVLRANAGMNSAASADLTPVGVMQLGLANSGATIVSLDSDSFDLEPGDQLVPNQDWQKISAFASRSVGARVADGFGDTCRKIGILIAMAAIIGHCLLVSGGAQRIIDAACSLLGDSRTSIGFVISGFVLAIPVYFDTVFYLMIPLAKALYRRTGKNYLLYVMSVVVGATMAHSMVPPTPGPLLVASELNIDLGIALKAGLAVGVICAVVGYLYALAINRRWTVIPEFELTSPQASSAENAAGEAILSQPLPPLWLSLLPVLLPLVLLASGADWQALGLASQGSDSPGEASWTATAIAFASDKNIALTLSAAVALVLLAWSPRRDGAPLASHVQTALSEAGSIILITAAGGALGQVIRETGIADVLVDEMPHQGSGLMILCVGFFVTVLIRFVQGSATVAMITSVAIVGPMATTMTLPFHPVYLFLAIGCGSKPLPWMNDSGFWVIGRLSGMTPKETLKTFSTTLTVMGVAGFVVTLIGATLWPMVQ; the protein is encoded by the coding sequence ATGCCCCCGCTCCTGATTCTCTTCATTGGCATGATCGTCGTTTTGACGGGAATCGTGTTTTTCCGTTGGCACGCGTTTTTATCGCTGATTGCAGCAGCTCTTGCAATCGCGCTACTTACTTCGCCGGCAACGATGATGCGACACGAGATCCGCCAGGTCGCGGCAGTCGTTGATGCTGACGACTTGGATGCCGGCTCGTTGAGCAGTGAAGCGATCGACGCCATGCAGCTGTCACCGGGGTCGTATCAGGTGCTCCGGGCTAACGCGGGCATGAACTCGGCAGCGTCTGCCGACCTCACACCGGTCGGCGTCATGCAGCTAGGGCTGGCTAACTCGGGCGCGACCATTGTCAGCCTAGACTCGGATTCGTTCGACTTGGAGCCGGGCGACCAATTAGTGCCCAATCAAGACTGGCAGAAAATTTCCGCATTCGCAAGTCGCAGCGTGGGGGCGCGTGTCGCCGACGGATTTGGTGACACCTGTCGCAAGATCGGAATTTTGATCGCGATGGCTGCGATCATTGGGCATTGCTTGCTCGTCAGTGGCGGTGCCCAACGAATCATCGACGCCGCCTGCTCGCTGCTGGGCGATTCACGAACATCGATCGGGTTCGTTATCAGCGGATTTGTGCTCGCCATTCCGGTGTACTTCGATACGGTATTCTACTTAATGATTCCGTTGGCCAAAGCACTCTACCGGCGGACAGGTAAGAACTACCTACTGTACGTGATGTCCGTCGTTGTCGGAGCCACGATGGCGCACTCAATGGTGCCCCCGACACCAGGCCCCCTGCTTGTTGCGAGTGAGTTGAACATTGACCTTGGCATCGCGCTCAAGGCTGGACTCGCTGTTGGCGTGATTTGCGCAGTCGTGGGCTATCTGTATGCCTTAGCGATTAATCGTCGCTGGACGGTGATACCGGAATTCGAGCTGACGTCACCTCAAGCTTCATCAGCGGAGAATGCAGCGGGTGAGGCGATTTTGTCCCAGCCGCTACCTCCGTTGTGGTTATCGTTATTACCCGTTCTATTGCCACTCGTTTTACTGGCAAGCGGCGCGGACTGGCAGGCGCTCGGGCTCGCGTCTCAGGGATCTGATTCGCCGGGGGAGGCGTCGTGGACCGCGACTGCGATTGCCTTTGCATCCGATAAGAATATCGCGTTGACGCTGTCTGCTGCCGTCGCACTGGTCTTGCTAGCGTGGTCTCCCAGACGCGATGGGGCGCCGTTGGCCAGTCATGTCCAAACGGCATTATCGGAAGCGGGCTCGATTATTCTGATCACCGCCGCCGGTGGGGCGCTTGGCCAAGTCATTCGTGAAACGGGAATCGCCGATGTTTTGGTAGACGAGATGCCACACCAAGGCTCGGGGTTAATGATCCTGTGCGTTGGTTTTTTTGTGACCGTCTTGATTCGGTTTGTCCAGGGCTCTGCAACGGTTGCGATGATCACATCGGTTGCGATCGTTGGCCCCATGGCGACGACGATGACGCTGCCGTTTCACCCCGTCTATTTGTTTTTAGCAATCGGTTGCGGATCCAAACCGCTGCCATGGATGAATGACAGCGGGTTTTGGGTGATTGGCCGATTGAGCGGCATGACTCCGAAGGAAACGTTGAAGACATTCTCAACCACACTGACTGTCATGGGAGTGGCAGGTTTCGTGGTGACGCTGATCGGCGCCACATTGTGGCCGATGGTGCAATGA
- the araD gene encoding L-arabinonate dehydratase → MPTPPPSSPDPTNLRSHRWFGPDDLRSFGHRSRLKGMGLADDDYMGKPVIGILNTWSDLNTCHSHLRHRAEEIKRGVWQAGGFPVEVPMMSLGEMLMKPSTMLYRNLLAMETEEVLRCHPIDAAILMGGCDKTTPALLMGAISADLPAMFFPAGPMLNARWKKETLGSGSDAWKYWAERRAGNLCDQSWCQIENAIARSPGHCMTMGTASTMTAIAEAMGMSLPGASSIPAVLSEHSRLATLYGRRIVEMAWENLKPSSLLTAASFDNAIITDMAIGGSTNAIIHVIAMARRAGIPLTLDRFDELSRSTPVVANVRPSGDKYLMEDFYNAGGLTALMKQIESLLDTTCLTVSGRTLGENLVDAEVHDDDVIRSLDRPVSTAGGTFVLRGNLAPQGCVVKPSAADPRLFDHTGTAVVFENYPDMKARLNDESLDITADSVLVLRSAGPLGAPGFPEWGMLPIPDRLLKAGVRDLVRISDSRMSGTSYGMCILHVSPESHLGGPLALVQTGDKIHLNVNERRLDLLVDDDELARRRAAWTPPELHYERGYGQLFCKHVTQANDGCDFDFLQHGKPTPEPDIF, encoded by the coding sequence ATGCCAACCCCGCCCCCCTCGTCGCCTGATCCCACCAATCTGCGCAGCCATCGTTGGTTCGGGCCAGATGATCTACGTTCATTTGGGCATCGCTCGCGACTCAAGGGAATGGGCCTCGCCGATGACGACTATATGGGAAAACCGGTCATCGGGATTCTCAACACGTGGAGTGATCTTAACACATGCCACTCACACCTGCGGCATCGCGCCGAAGAAATAAAGCGCGGTGTCTGGCAGGCAGGCGGGTTTCCTGTCGAAGTTCCAATGATGTCCTTGGGCGAGATGTTGATGAAGCCATCGACAATGCTCTATCGCAACCTGCTTGCGATGGAAACCGAGGAGGTTCTTCGTTGCCATCCGATCGACGCGGCGATCCTGATGGGGGGATGTGATAAGACGACGCCCGCGTTGTTGATGGGGGCCATCAGCGCTGACTTGCCTGCGATGTTCTTTCCCGCTGGACCGATGCTCAATGCCCGTTGGAAAAAAGAAACGCTTGGCAGCGGCAGTGATGCGTGGAAATACTGGGCGGAGCGGCGGGCGGGAAATCTCTGTGATCAATCGTGGTGCCAGATCGAAAACGCTATCGCCAGGTCACCCGGCCACTGCATGACGATGGGCACTGCATCGACAATGACCGCAATCGCCGAAGCGATGGGAATGTCACTCCCCGGGGCCTCATCAATTCCCGCAGTATTGTCAGAGCATTCACGACTGGCGACGTTATACGGCCGCCGGATTGTTGAAATGGCCTGGGAAAATTTGAAGCCATCAAGCCTGCTAACGGCAGCCTCGTTTGACAACGCAATCATCACCGATATGGCGATCGGTGGCTCGACGAACGCAATCATTCATGTCATCGCGATGGCTCGACGCGCCGGTATTCCGCTGACTCTGGATCGCTTTGATGAACTTTCACGATCCACACCTGTGGTGGCCAACGTGCGACCCTCAGGCGACAAATACCTGATGGAAGACTTTTACAACGCGGGTGGATTGACCGCACTGATGAAACAGATTGAATCCTTGCTCGACACAACCTGCCTCACCGTCAGTGGGCGAACACTCGGTGAGAATCTCGTCGATGCCGAGGTGCACGACGACGACGTCATCCGCTCGCTTGATCGCCCCGTCTCCACCGCCGGGGGAACCTTTGTTCTGCGCGGTAACTTGGCACCGCAAGGCTGCGTCGTCAAACCGTCCGCCGCCGATCCTCGGCTTTTCGACCATACTGGCACGGCAGTTGTTTTCGAAAACTACCCTGACATGAAAGCCCGCTTGAACGACGAGAGTCTTGATATCACTGCCGACTCGGTACTCGTGCTCCGCAGCGCCGGCCCCCTCGGTGCCCCCGGGTTCCCGGAATGGGGCATGTTGCCGATTCCCGATCGCTTGCTCAAAGCTGGCGTTCGTGATCTTGTCCGAATTTCCGATTCACGGATGAGCGGTACGAGCTATGGCATGTGCATTCTCCACGTTTCGCCGGAGTCCCACCTAGGTGGCCCGTTGGCGCTAGTGCAAACGGGCGACAAGATTCATCTCAATGTCAACGAGCGCCGCCTCGATCTCTTGGTCGATGACGACGAACTCGCTCGCCGGCGCGCCGCCTGGACGCCGCCGGAACTGCACTACGAGCGAGGCTACGGTCAACTTTTTTGCAAACATGTCACGCAGGCAAACGACGGTTGCGACTTCGATTTTCTTCAACACGGTAAACCAACACCTGAACCGGATATTTTCTGA
- a CDS encoding dihydrodipicolinate synthase family protein translates to MNTQPITPELLASSVIAVPPLARDSNLAIDRAENQRMVQYLEQGGVTTLLYGGNAVLYHIALSEYADLLGMLADVSSDTTTVIPSVGPSYGMMMDQATILRDFDYPTVMVLPQEAIATTSGITTGTRKFAEAFGKPVVLYLKHDRYMEPEQVRGLVDDGLVSAIKYAVVRDNTEDDPYLREIIDAVGPELIVSGIGEQPAIIHMRDFGLTGFTSGCICITPALSMRMLHAIQAERYDEAEEIRQQFCELEDLRNSINPIRVLHEAVGFAGIAKTGPILPLLSGISDSESKLVEQAAKSLYPASK, encoded by the coding sequence ATGAACACCCAACCTATTACCCCAGAACTCTTGGCGAGTTCCGTCATTGCCGTGCCCCCTTTAGCACGTGACAGCAATCTTGCAATTGATCGAGCTGAGAACCAAAGAATGGTCCAGTATCTCGAGCAGGGAGGAGTCACCACTCTGCTGTATGGAGGCAATGCAGTTCTCTACCACATCGCGTTGAGCGAGTACGCGGACCTGCTAGGGATGCTGGCAGATGTTTCGAGTGACACGACGACCGTGATTCCCTCGGTCGGCCCGTCCTATGGCATGATGATGGATCAAGCGACGATTCTGCGAGATTTTGACTATCCCACCGTCATGGTTCTGCCCCAAGAAGCCATTGCCACCACAAGCGGCATCACGACGGGAACTCGTAAGTTTGCCGAAGCCTTCGGGAAACCGGTCGTCTTGTATCTCAAACACGACCGTTACATGGAACCTGAGCAAGTTCGCGGCCTGGTCGACGATGGTCTGGTCTCAGCGATCAAGTATGCCGTCGTCCGCGATAATACCGAGGATGATCCTTATCTGCGAGAGATCATCGACGCTGTTGGTCCCGAGTTGATTGTCAGCGGAATTGGCGAACAACCCGCGATCATTCACATGCGAGATTTCGGTCTCACCGGATTTACCTCTGGATGTATCTGCATCACCCCCGCACTGAGCATGCGGATGCTGCATGCAATTCAAGCGGAACGGTACGACGAAGCGGAAGAGATCCGCCAGCAATTTTGTGAGCTGGAGGATCTGCGAAACAGTATCAATCCCATTCGCGTTCTCCATGAAGCGGTCGGTTTCGCCGGTATCGCAAAGACTGGCCCAATCCTACCGCTGCTCAGTGGAATCAGCGATTCCGAATCGAAACTCGTTGAGCAGGCCGCCAAGTCACTCTATCCAGCCAGCAAATAG
- a CDS encoding sodium:calcium antiporter, protein MGILIPLILISFTCLLIWRACDGFEVASKYIGRNMSEGVRGGTINAISSSVPELCTTLIALFVLSDRDGFAIGIGTTAGSAMFNGMIIPAACILTVIGSVILGIRVTSVHVSTKVLLRDGLSLIFCEFVLILLINGEQLHWWQGLVLIGLYLTYFAFMLLSMKQAEETDIEPERVEEEGDEERRGYSANLFYWLSLGPLLDLENMFVRGKQQEQIAKGTWNGWPLLLTSTAIIGAACWLLVEACQWLGTGNAESPHYTLFGTELTGLGMPPMFVAVIFASMATSVPDLVMSIRDARGGDYDDAVANALGSNIFDICFALGFPLFLFTLVHGPIEMSADIAAESGELRLLLLALTIISFFIYYLGRRGRTPEGVSYVEMGRGKAILLLAIYITFVLYIVGRSEGYAAAESLSAYLQGLLHALPALG, encoded by the coding sequence ATGGGCATTCTAATTCCGCTGATCTTGATTTCATTCACATGCCTGTTGATCTGGCGAGCCTGTGATGGATTCGAGGTGGCGTCGAAGTATATCGGCCGCAATATGTCCGAGGGGGTGCGGGGCGGCACCATCAACGCGATTTCGAGTTCTGTGCCCGAACTATGCACGACGTTGATTGCCCTGTTCGTACTGTCCGACCGAGACGGATTTGCGATCGGCATCGGCACTACCGCGGGCAGTGCCATGTTCAACGGTATGATCATTCCAGCAGCGTGCATTCTGACTGTGATTGGATCGGTTATCTTGGGAATCCGAGTCACCTCAGTTCACGTCTCCACAAAAGTGTTACTGCGCGACGGGTTGTCTCTGATTTTCTGTGAGTTCGTGCTGATCCTGCTGATCAATGGGGAACAACTTCACTGGTGGCAGGGGCTGGTATTGATCGGTCTCTACCTGACGTACTTTGCTTTCATGCTGTTGTCCATGAAGCAAGCAGAGGAGACCGACATCGAACCAGAGCGTGTGGAAGAAGAGGGGGATGAGGAGCGACGCGGATATTCAGCGAACTTGTTCTACTGGCTATCGCTCGGTCCCTTGTTGGATCTCGAGAACATGTTTGTGCGCGGCAAACAGCAAGAGCAGATTGCAAAGGGAACCTGGAACGGCTGGCCATTGCTACTAACATCCACGGCAATCATCGGCGCTGCCTGCTGGTTGCTTGTCGAGGCTTGCCAATGGTTGGGCACGGGAAACGCCGAGTCCCCTCACTACACGCTGTTTGGCACCGAGCTGACGGGCCTGGGCATGCCGCCGATGTTTGTCGCTGTTATTTTCGCGTCGATGGCTACCAGCGTGCCAGACTTGGTGATGTCGATACGCGACGCGCGCGGGGGCGACTACGACGATGCGGTCGCCAACGCACTGGGCAGCAATATCTTCGACATCTGTTTTGCCCTCGGCTTCCCGTTGTTTCTCTTCACCTTAGTCCACGGACCGATTGAAATGTCGGCGGACATTGCCGCCGAAAGTGGCGAGTTGCGTTTATTGCTGCTGGCGCTGACGATCATCAGTTTCTTTATCTACTACCTCGGTCGACGCGGTCGTACCCCAGAGGGTGTGTCGTACGTCGAAATGGGTCGCGGCAAAGCGATCCTATTGCTGGCGATTTACATCACATTCGTGCTCTATATCGTCGGCCGCAGCGAAGGCTATGCTGCTGCTGAATCGCTTTCCGCATACCTGCAAGGACTGCTGCACGCCTTGCCAGCCCTTGGATGA
- a CDS encoding 6-phosphofructokinase: MPELAHHNLDIKRVAILFAGGPAPAANAVISTAAFSFLEEGAQVFGIKHGYSRLAEYTAAGPLCEGEDYIRFSHDTLINARSSRGIMIGTARTNPGKHVSSPEHLKDPELVAPLRRVYEGLCSLEIDALISIGGDDTLKTANKLKMFQDNLPGDARRFPVVHLPKTIDNDYSGIDFTFGFFTAVETLAEEIRNLNFDAAAGRAYFLCEAMGRSAGWLAYGAAIAGEASMVLSVEDITGALADEEVVNAETGATRKVMALERVIDRMVDMMLARERDGRPYGTIVIAEGMAEFLPAKYLEGVSRDDHGHINISSINLSALISRLIGERYTERTGKYRKVNGLQMGYEARCAPPQAYDVLLGSQLGVGAYRALVEEKLNGVMVSVAGQFDLHFVPFDDLVDPQTLVTKVRFIEQNSDFHRLARFLETCVDN, from the coding sequence GTGCCTGAGCTGGCCCATCACAATCTCGACATCAAACGCGTCGCCATCCTGTTCGCGGGAGGTCCGGCGCCGGCAGCTAATGCGGTTATCAGTACCGCTGCCTTTTCGTTTCTCGAGGAAGGCGCTCAAGTGTTTGGGATCAAACACGGCTATAGTCGCTTGGCGGAATACACCGCGGCAGGTCCACTGTGTGAAGGCGAAGATTACATTCGATTCTCGCACGACACGCTGATCAATGCTCGCAGCAGCCGCGGTATCATGATCGGGACTGCACGCACCAATCCGGGCAAACATGTCAGCAGCCCTGAACACTTGAAAGACCCCGAGCTGGTCGCGCCGCTACGGCGGGTCTATGAAGGACTTTGCTCGCTCGAGATCGATGCGTTGATTTCCATTGGCGGAGACGACACGCTCAAGACTGCAAACAAACTGAAAATGTTTCAGGACAATTTGCCAGGTGATGCGAGGCGATTCCCTGTGGTCCACCTGCCCAAGACGATCGACAACGACTACTCCGGGATCGACTTTACGTTTGGGTTCTTCACCGCCGTCGAAACACTCGCCGAAGAGATTCGCAATCTTAACTTTGATGCGGCGGCGGGACGAGCCTATTTCTTGTGCGAAGCCATGGGACGCAGCGCGGGATGGTTGGCGTATGGAGCGGCGATTGCTGGTGAAGCGAGCATGGTGCTCAGCGTCGAGGACATCACGGGCGCCCTCGCTGATGAGGAAGTCGTGAATGCCGAAACCGGGGCCACTCGCAAGGTCATGGCGCTAGAGCGAGTCATTGACCGTATGGTTGACATGATGCTGGCCCGCGAACGCGATGGGCGTCCCTACGGAACGATTGTGATTGCCGAAGGAATGGCCGAGTTCCTGCCGGCAAAATATCTCGAAGGGGTTAGTCGAGATGACCACGGCCACATCAACATTTCATCGATCAATCTCTCGGCGTTAATCTCACGCTTAATTGGTGAGCGATACACCGAACGCACTGGCAAGTACCGCAAGGTCAACGGGTTGCAGATGGGATACGAAGCACGATGTGCACCGCCGCAAGCCTACGACGTGTTGCTCGGTTCCCAGCTGGGTGTGGGAGCGTACCGGGCTCTCGTCGAGGAAAAACTCAATGGGGTGATGGTGTCGGTGGCCGGACAGTTCGACTTGCACTTCGTGCCCTTCGATGACCTCGTCGATCCGCAAACTCTGGTGACGAAAGTGCGTTTTATCGAGCAAAACTCCGACTTCCACCGCTTGGCACGGTTCTTGGAAACGTGCGTGGACAACTAG
- a CDS encoding sugar phosphate isomerase/epimerase family protein: protein MAEMKIGVRVDALGEQTPSAASLRRTLGWVAATGATSVELCGRQLLDVSEISDTAVRTVRKILDDLNLKVASIRLPTRFGFDYLPNLDRRVDATKDAMRAAYRLGAPLVVNQIGPVPTPPASRRGAGTPAKTTGAFGSTVISSAMPPEGLSVAEAQAWVAGASSHGNISAGSHAGSADGGGEQVDPRWNTMREVLDDLGRFGARVGAFFAAETGTEPGAHLASLIDMSAESYIAVALNPGQLIINRHSVSDAVAALGDRIRIVNAVDGVLDLSAGRGIAVPVGQGTTDFPSLLGQLEDIPYRGPFIVGRSEMPVATAKQEIAASVEYFRNM from the coding sequence ATGGCAGAAATGAAAATTGGTGTGCGGGTGGATGCGTTGGGCGAGCAGACCCCCTCGGCGGCATCCCTGCGACGTACGTTGGGTTGGGTGGCCGCAACGGGCGCGACGAGTGTCGAGTTGTGCGGAAGACAATTACTCGACGTTTCCGAGATATCCGACACTGCCGTACGCACGGTGCGAAAGATACTCGATGACCTGAATCTGAAAGTTGCCTCGATCCGACTGCCGACCCGGTTTGGATTCGATTACTTGCCGAACTTGGACCGCCGGGTCGACGCCACGAAAGATGCGATGCGTGCCGCCTATCGACTTGGTGCCCCTTTGGTTGTCAACCAGATTGGCCCTGTCCCCACTCCACCAGCATCGCGGCGTGGCGCAGGGACGCCAGCGAAAACGACAGGGGCGTTCGGATCAACCGTCATCAGTTCTGCGATGCCGCCCGAGGGATTGAGCGTCGCCGAAGCCCAGGCCTGGGTCGCCGGTGCATCGTCGCACGGCAACATATCCGCAGGCAGTCATGCCGGATCCGCCGATGGCGGTGGTGAGCAGGTTGACCCACGCTGGAACACCATGCGTGAAGTGCTCGACGACCTGGGACGGTTCGGTGCGCGAGTGGGTGCATTTTTCGCCGCAGAAACGGGGACTGAGCCTGGGGCGCATTTAGCCAGTTTGATTGATATGAGTGCCGAATCGTATATTGCCGTAGCGCTCAATCCCGGGCAATTGATTATCAACCGGCATAGCGTCAGTGACGCCGTTGCGGCCCTCGGCGATCGGATTCGTATTGTGAACGCGGTCGACGGCGTGCTCGATCTCTCCGCTGGGCGGGGAATTGCAGTTCCGGTCGGTCAGGGGACAACCGATTTTCCTTCGCTGCTCGGCCAACTGGAGGATATTCCCTATCGAGGCCCGTTCATTGTGGGGAGGTCTGAGATGCCTGTGGCAACCGCAAAGCAGGAAATCGCGGCGAGCGTCGAGTACTTCCGCAACATGTAG
- the rny gene encoding ribonuclease Y yields the protein MNPEIATTILYCLVCFFLGIAVVLGWVRRQAIKRDERLRSEAAALLSAAQRDAETSAAKVVLEARENAISIKLATEREVALLKEKEAARDRKLDIREDQLAANQETLQKAQRGLENSQTRLAAQMRELTEQRAELDRLVQEGQRTLEQISGMTEEQAAAKLIESVHVDLEHEIGAAVLKQQRELSRRVDDQAREMLLTAMQRYASPHTADTTTSTVGVPSDDMKGRIIGRDGRNIRAFEAATGMDLIIDDTPGVVVVSGFDPVRREIARLSLEKLIADGRIHPSKIEEMVEQTTQEIKTFIIKKGQEAASEVNVSGLHDRVIEMLGRLHFRTSYSQNVLRHSVEVAFLSGMMAEMIDMDGDLARRAGLLHDIGKAADHELEGGHPKIGGDLLQRHKECQEVVHAARGHHDEVVTEHPYTMLVATADACSASRPGARRESLERYVKRMEELESIAHRFDGVQQAYAISAGREVRVIVSSGKISDESAATICRDIALCFEKELTYPGEIKVTVVREARFTSTAK from the coding sequence ATGAATCCCGAAATCGCTACCACGATTCTCTACTGTCTCGTCTGTTTCTTCCTTGGCATCGCCGTTGTGCTGGGCTGGGTACGGCGGCAGGCCATCAAACGCGACGAACGTTTACGCAGCGAAGCCGCAGCGCTGCTTTCCGCAGCCCAACGTGACGCCGAAACCAGCGCAGCGAAAGTCGTCCTCGAAGCGCGTGAAAACGCAATTTCTATCAAGCTCGCAACCGAGCGTGAGGTCGCGCTGCTGAAGGAAAAGGAGGCGGCAAGAGACCGCAAACTGGACATCCGTGAGGACCAACTTGCGGCCAACCAGGAGACCCTTCAGAAAGCGCAGCGTGGGCTCGAGAATAGTCAAACGCGATTGGCTGCGCAGATGCGCGAGCTGACCGAACAACGCGCTGAGTTGGACCGACTCGTTCAAGAAGGTCAACGCACGCTGGAGCAGATCAGCGGCATGACGGAGGAACAAGCAGCGGCGAAGTTGATTGAATCGGTGCACGTCGATCTTGAGCACGAGATTGGGGCCGCCGTGCTGAAGCAACAGCGTGAGCTTTCCCGCCGAGTAGACGACCAGGCCCGCGAGATGTTGTTGACGGCGATGCAGCGTTACGCGTCTCCGCATACCGCCGATACGACGACGAGCACCGTTGGGGTGCCGAGTGATGACATGAAGGGCCGCATCATCGGCCGAGATGGTCGAAACATTCGCGCCTTCGAAGCAGCGACGGGCATGGACCTGATCATCGACGATACGCCCGGAGTCGTCGTGGTCAGTGGCTTTGATCCGGTGCGCCGTGAGATTGCTCGTCTGTCATTGGAGAAGCTGATTGCCGATGGTCGCATTCATCCTTCGAAGATCGAGGAGATGGTTGAACAGACGACGCAGGAGATCAAAACGTTCATTATCAAGAAGGGCCAGGAGGCTGCGAGCGAAGTCAATGTTTCCGGTCTGCACGACCGAGTAATCGAGATGCTCGGACGGTTGCATTTTCGGACTTCGTACAGCCAGAACGTGCTGCGGCACAGCGTCGAAGTTGCGTTTCTGTCGGGAATGATGGCGGAGATGATTGACATGGACGGAGACCTTGCCCGCCGCGCGGGACTGCTGCATGATATCGGCAAGGCAGCTGACCACGAACTCGAAGGTGGGCATCCAAAGATTGGCGGCGATCTCTTGCAACGACACAAAGAGTGCCAAGAGGTCGTCCATGCTGCTCGAGGTCACCACGACGAAGTTGTCACTGAGCACCCTTACACGATGCTCGTGGCAACCGCCGACGCCTGCAGCGCCAGTCGCCCGGGGGCCCGGCGAGAATCGCTCGAGCGTTACGTCAAGCGAATGGAGGAACTCGAGTCGATTGCCCACCGCTTCGATGGCGTTCAACAGGCCTACGCGATCTCCGCGGGACGTGAGGTCCGTGTGATCGTCAGCAGTGGCAAAATCAGCGATGAGTCCGCTGCGACGATCTGTCGTGACATTGCCCTCTGCTTCGAAAAAGAGCTCACCTATCCTGGTGAGATTAAAGTCACGGTCGTTCGCGAGGCGAGATTCACAAGTACGGCGAAGTAG